The DNA region GAGACGGGCAGCGACGAAGAGGAGGTCGGAGAGGCGGTTGAGGTAGGCCAGCAATTCCGCACGCAAGGGCTCCTCGGCGTTGAGTGCCTGGGCGCGGCGTTCGGCGGTGCGGGCGGCGGAGCGGCAGACGTGGGCCTGGGCCACCAGGGACGAGCCGCCGGGCAGAATGAAGTTCTTCAGCGGGCCCAGCTCCTCGTTCCAGCGGTCGATGGCCGCTTCCAGGCGCTGCACCTCGCTCTCCTGCAGCACCTGGTACTCCGGCATGGACAGTTCGCCGCCCAGGTCGAACAGGCGATGCTGGCAGGGGGCGAGGACGTCGATCACATCCCCCAAGGCCGGCCGGGCTGCGTGTCGCTCGGCCAGTTGCGCCAGCAGCAGGCCCAGGTGGCTGTTGAGCGAGTCCACCTCGCCGATGGCCTCGATACGCGGGTGGTCCTTGGCGACGCGACGGTTGCCGGAAAGCCCGGTCTCGCCCGTGTCGCCGGTGCGGGTGTAGATCTTCGAGAGGCGGTTGCCCATATCAGGTTCCCGAGGGGCCGGAGGTCAATGGCAGGCGCAGGGTGAAGCAGGTTCCCTGGCCCGGCTTGGAGTGCACCTCCATCTGGCCCTTGTGGTTGTTGGTGATGATGAAATACGAGACGGACAGGCCGAGCCCGGTGCCCTGGCCCACCTCCTTGGTGGTGAAGAAGGGCTCGAAGATGCGCTTGCGCACGTTCTCCGGAATGCCGACGCCGTTGTCCTCCACCTGGACTTCCGCCCAGGGCGGCGCCAGGCGGGTACGCAGGATGATGCGGCCCTCCTGGTCATCGTCGCGCTGGTGGATGGCCTGGGCGGCGTTCTTCAGCAGGTTCAGCAGCACCTGTTCCAGTTCGTTGGCGGTGCCCGGCACCGGCCCCAGGTCGGGGTCGAATTCGCGGGTGATGGTCATGCCCTTGAAGTCGAACCCCTCGGTCAGGTCGAAGTCGTTGCTGGCGATCTCCACCGCCTGGTCGAGCAGCACCGGCAGCAGGCAGGGCGCGAGCTGGCGGTTGCTGCGGCGGCTGAAGGAAAGCATGTGGGTGACGATCTTCGCCGCGCGGGTGCCGGCCTGGTGGATGCCGTCCAGCAGCTTGGGCACTTCGCGCGCTTCCAGGTAGTGGTTCACCGAGTCGAGGCAGATGCCGTCGGCCCGTGCCTGCTCCAGGTTCTTCTCCAGGTCCGGTGACAGGCGCCGGCGGATGTTCTGCACGTTGTGCAGGATCGCCCCCAGCGGGTTGTTGATCTCGTGGGCCATGCCGGCGGCCAGCCCGCCGACGCTGAGCATCTTCTCCGACTGCACCACCATCTCCTCCATGGACAGGCGCTGGGTGATGTCGTCGACGCGGATCACCACGCCACGCCCGGTGCCGCCCATCAGGGGGTAGAAGGTCAGGCTGTAGTGGCGGACCTCGTCTCCCAGCAGCCAGCTCACCCGTTCGACCTTCTCCACCTTGTGGCGCTCGGCGGTGAGCTTGATCTGCGGCAGGAAGGGCTTGAGCGAGGGGAAGGCCAGGAACACCGGCTGGTTGAGGGCATCGTCCAGGGTGGTGCCTGAAAGCGCGGTGGCTTCCTGGTTCCACTGGGTGACATAGAGCTGCTCGTCGAGGGCGATGAGCGCCGAAGGCATCGAGTCGATGATGCTGTTGAGGTAGTTCTGGAACCCGGTGAGCTTCTTCTCGATCTTGCTGCGCACCTGCACTTCCAGCTCCAGCCGGCGGTTGGAGTGACGCGTCTCCTCGGCCAGCGCCTGGGCCTGGTCGACGGCGTTCTGCGAGTCGTCTCGGGCGCGTTTGAGCTGCTGCTCTCGCGCCTCGATGCGGCTGAGCATGGTGTTGAAGGCGTCCGCCAGGCTGCCGATCTCGTCGCGGTTGCCGCGCTGGGCACGCAAGGCGTAGTTCTCCTCGCGGGTGACTTGGCGCGAAAGCTCCTCGAGGCGGCGGATCGGGCCGGTGACCATCACGCGGATCTGCCGTGCCACCAGCAGCCAGAGCAGCACGCTGCTGGCCAGGATCGCCAGGCTGGCGGTGAGGGTCCCGGTGTAGAAGGCGCCGGGCAGCTCGCTGGAGGCCACCAGCAGCAGGTAGCCGGGCGGGCCGTTGTCCTGGGGCAGCTCCACCACCTGGCTGGTGCGGAATTCGTGCAGGCGCCAGCGTTGCAGTTTCTCGGCGTGCTGCGGCAGTTTCATCATGCTGCCGCTGATCAGTTGCGCCAGCAGCTCGCCCTGGCCGTCGTAGAGGGCGGCGGCGCGCAACGGAGCGTAGCTGTCCAGTTGGTCGAGCAGCCGGCGGGCGGATTCCGGGGAGGCCAGCGCCTCGCGCGACAGCGGCGCGGTGGCGAACAGGCGGCCGAGGGTCTGCAGCGCCTGGGGCGCCATGCTCTCCTGGGAAATCCAGTAGGCGGCGCTGATGAAGGCCAGGTTGGCGATCAGCAGCACGGTGGCCATCAGGACCAGCAGGGCGGCCAGCAGTTTTCTGCCGACGGACAGGTTTTCGAGGCGCTGGCGCAGGCTGTTCAAGGGGTGGGGTCCAGGCGGTTGGGCTGCCGGCAGGGTAGCGCGGGGTCAGTCCAGCGGCAATCCGCGCTCGGCCAGGTGGGCGCGCAACTGCCTGAGCAGGGCCTGCAGGTGCGGCAGGACCAGGCGGTGGCGCTCGGCGGCGGCGCAGGCGTAGCCCAGCAGGTAGCTGATCTCGGTGCGGCGTCCGGCGGCGACGTCCTGGTACATGGAGGAGTAGTTGGCGGCGGTGGCCTGGATGACCCGGCCGACTTCGTCGTGCAGGTCCTGCGCGGCGTCCGGCTGGCCGCACAGGCGCAGCAGTCCGGCGAGTTCGGCGCACAGCTCCTGGACCTGCGCCGGGTGCTCGGCCAGGCCGCCGTTGCGGCAGCCGTGGAGCACCGTCAGCGGGTTGATCGCGCAGTTGAGGGCGAGCTTGCGCCACAGCCGCGAGAGGATGTCCGGCGTCCAGCCGTGGGGGATGCCGGCGCGCTCCAGCTCGTTCAGCCAGGCCGGCGGCGCGATGGCGTGCGGGTCGCCCAGCCAGGTGAAGCCGTGGCCGGCGAAGACCACGCGGAAGTCGCCGTCGCGGAACGCGCCTTCGGTACTGGAGGCGAGGATGCAGCGGGCAAGGGGCACGCGCGCGGCGACGGCGTCCTGGCTGCCCAGGCCGTTCTGCAGCAGGACCAGTTCGGCGCCAGGCGCGAGGCGAGGGGCCAGTGCGGCGACGGCGGCCTCGGCGTCGTAGGCCTTGCAGGCCAGCAGCAGGCGCTGGATGGGGGACTCGTCGGTGGCGAGTTCGGCGGGCAGGTCCAGGCGCTGGGCCCGGCTCTGCTCCACCAGGGTCAGGCCGCCTGCGGCGCGGTAGGCGGCCAGGCGGTCGGCGTCACGCAGTACCAGGCGCACCGGCAGCCCGGCGCGTGCCAGGCGGATCGCCCAGAGGCTGCCGAGGCTGCCGATGCCGAGGACATGCCAGGTCACGGCAGGGGCAGGCGGATGGCGCTGACCCGGCCGCTGGCGTAGGACTCGGGCAGCAGCCGGGAGGCCTGTTCGATGATGTTCTCCACGTCCACCGGCAGTGCCTTGCCGTCCATGCCGACGAGGCTGATGCCCGCCTTGAGGGTGATGAAGCCCTCGCTGGTCTTGAAGGCCTTGAGGTTGAGGCCTTCGTGCAGGCGCTTGAAGCTGCTGGGCGAGCACTCGTGGAGGTCTTCGAGCAGGGTGATCAGGCCGAAGTGGTTGTCATCCAGGCGGGTCAGCACGTCCAGCGGGCGCACCAGCTGCTGCAGGCGCCGGGCGACGCCGTGGAGCAGCTCGTTGTAGAAGTCGTTGCCGTACTGCACGCGCAGGGCGGAGGCGTCGTGCAGGCCGATCAGCAGGTAGCACAGCGCGCCGCCACGGGATTCGACCTGGCGCAGGCTGTCGGACAGCTTCTGGCGCAGGTAGCGCGGATTGCCGAGGCCGGTGAGCGGGTCCACCAGGTTGCGCTGTTCCAGGCTGGCGATGTTCTGCGTCATCAGCCGGTTCTCTTGGAGCAGGCGCTGCAGGGTGTTGCACAGGCGGTCCGCTGCGTAGACGCGGGGCACCAGTTGTTCGTTCATCGCCGCCTTGCTGATGAAGTCGTCGACGCCGCGGTCGAAGGCCTCGCCCAGGACGTTCTCGCCTTCCTTGCCGGTGAGCAGGATGACGTAGGTGTAGTGGTCGATCATCTCGTCCAGCTGGCGCACCCGTGCGGTCAGTTCGAGGCCGTCGATCTCGGGCATCAGCCAGTCCGCCAGCAGTACGTTGGCGGGGCGCTCCTCGAGCAGGCGCAGGGCTTCCGTCGCGCTGCTGGCGAAGCGGACATCCTGGTAGCCGGCCTGGGTGAGGGCGCGACCGATCATGGCACTGGAGAACTTGGCGTCGTCCACCACCAGGATGCTGAGATGAGGGTTGGGCATGGCAGGCTCACAGGGAAGTGGCAAGGGTTGGCGGTAGTGGCTTGTTGCTATTAGTGCCTATTTCAGCAGGTTTTGCGTCCGCCTGTCAGAGCTGAATGCTTAGCTGCCATGCAATCCTGCAAAAATCGGGCTCCGTTGCTCAGTTATAATGGGCCCGCTTTTTTTACCGTCAAGCCAGGCGCCTTCCTTACGTGATGTGGGTCGCGCCGTCTATCTGGAGGAATCCCATGCCATCGTTCGACGTGGTGTCCGAGCTGGACAAACACGAGCTCACCAACGCGGTGGACAACGCGATCAAGGAGCTCGCTCGCCGCTTCGACCTGCGCGGCAAGTGCAGTTTCGAGAGCAAGGACAAGGCCGTCACCCTGACCGCCGAAGCCGACTTCATGCTGGAGCAGATGCTCGACATCCTGCGCAGCAACCTGATCAAGCGCAAGATCGATATCCACTGCATGGAGATCGAGGATCACTATGCGTCCGGCAAGGTGGTCAAGCAGGAAGTGAAGTTCCGCGAGGGCATCGAGAAGGAGCTGGCGAAGAAGATCGTCGCGCTGATCAAGGAGCGCAAGCTCAAGGTCCAGGCCGCGATCCAGGGCGAGCAGGTGCGTGTCACCGGCAAGAAGCGCGACGACCTGCAGGAAGCCATCGCCATGCTGCGCGGCGAGCCCCTGGACTTCCCGCTGCAGTACACCAACTTCCGCGATTGACGCTGCTTTTTTGAACCTTCACCGCTGGCCCGCGTCGCAACGTGCAGGGTCAGCGACCTGCGCCGTGGCCTGTCCACGGCGTTTTTGTTCTCGTGAAGGCAAGAAAGGAGAGTGCGTGTGGATATAACCGTCGACGAACTGGTCAGGCGATCCGAAGGCTGGCTGCCGATCATCCTCGAGTACAGCGGCAAGCTCACGCTGGCCCTGATCACCCTGCTGATCGGCTGGTGGCTGATCAACCGGATCACCAACCGGGTCAGCAACCTTTTGGCCATGCGCCGGGTCGACAAGACCCTGCACGGCTTCATCGGCAGCCTGGCCAACATGGTCCTCAAGGTGCTGCTGCTGGTCAGCGTGGCCTCCATGGTCGGCATCGAGACCACGTCCTTCATCGCCGCCATCGGTGCGGCCGGCCTGGCCATCGGCCTGGCCTTGCAGGGCAGCCTGGCGAACTTCGCCGGCGGCGTGCTGATCCTGCTGTTCCGCCCCTTCAAGGCCGGCGATTTCATCGAGGCCCAGGGCGTGATGGGGACGGTGGACCAGATCCAGATCTTCCACACCGTGCTGCGTACCGGTGACAACAAGACCGTGATCGTGCCCAACGGCTCGCTGTCCAACGGCATCATCACCAACTACTCGAACCAGGCCACCCGCCAGGTGCTGTACGACGTCAAGGTCGACTACGCCAGCGACCTGGCCAAGGCCCGCGAGGTGCTGCTCAAGCTCGCCGAGGACCCGCGTGTGCACAAGGACCCGGCTCCGGTGGTGGTGGTCTCCGCATTGGGGGACACCTCGATCAACCTGTCGCTGCGCATGTGGACCTCCAACGCCGACTACTGGGGCGTGATCTTCATGCTCAACGAGTCGGTGCGCGACAAGTTGCACGAGGCGGGCGTCCAGCTCGCCCAGCCGCCGCGCATGGTGCAGGTGGTCCCCAGCGCAGGGTGAGGCGATTACGAGAAGGCCGGCGAATGCCGGCCTTTTTCATGTCCGTGGAGAGCGCTACGGCTGTTCCGACTGCGCGCGAGCAGCGGGGGGCTGGGGCGCGGGGGGCGTGTCCGCTTCCGTGGTCGGCGGGGTGCTGCTGTCGGGCTGCCGGCGCTCCTGGCCCCACTGCACGGCGATGAGGATCAGCGTCGGCACGCCGAGCAGCGCGGTGAGCTGGAAGAACTGGTGGTAGCCGAGGGATTCGACCATCACGCCCGAGTAGCCGCCGATCAGCCTCGGCAGCAGCAGCATGATGGAGCTGAGCAGCGCGTACTGGGTGGCGGAGAACTTCAGGTTGGTGAGGCTCGACAGGTAGGCGACGAAGGCCGAGGTGGCGAGCCCCGCGCTGAAGTTGTCGCAGGAGATGGTGAGGATCAGCATGTCCAGGTGCGGGCCCATGTCGCTGAGCACCACGAACATCAGGTTGGTCGCCGCCGACGCCGCGCCGCCGATGAAGAGGATCGGCAGGATGCCGAAGCGCACGATCAACAGGCCGCCGGCGCCGGCGCCGAGCAGGGTCATGATCAGGCCGAAGAGCTTGCTGACGCTGGCGATCTGTTCCTTGCTGAAGCCCTGGTCGATGTAGAAGACGTTGGCCATCACGCCCATCACCGTGTCCGACATGCGGTAGGTGGCGATCAGCCCCAGCAGCAGCAGCGCCTGCCAGCGGTAGCGCTGGACGAACTCGCTGATGGGCGTGACCACCGGCGCCATCAGCAGGCGGCCTGGGGCGGAGAAGCAGGCGAGGGCGATCAGCACGAACAGCGTGCCGCGCGGCCAGGCGCCCGATGCATAGGCCTTGATGGCCGCCGCGGTGGTCACCAGGATGACGATCAGCACGATCATCGACACCGCCTGGTGGACGAAGTCGAAGTTGGGGATCACCTTGCCCCGCGCGGCCACCAGCAACTGGCGGCGCTGCTGGCTGAGCAGCTCGCGCACCGGGGCGATCTGGCGCCGGCCCCAGGGCGACAGGCAGGCCACCAGGAAGAGGAAGTAGAGCAGGGCGCGCGGCCAGGCGCGGTCGAGCATGCCGGTGATCATCGCCGGCAGGGAGATGAGCATCACCAGCAGGATCAGCACCGAGGCCAGCTGATCCTTGAGCTTGAAGCGCGAGGTGCTGGTCTGGACCTGGGCGTCGATGCGTGGCTCGCGCATCCACAGGCTGGTGACCAGGCCGGGCAGCATGAGGAGGGCGAACAGCAGGTAGGTGCCGGCCCAGGCCCCGTACTCGTAGCTCAACGAGGTGGAGCCGAACCATTCGGCGAAGTACAGCGCGCCAGCGGTGGCCAGCAGCGCCGAGACCCGGTAGCCGAGCATGTAGCTGGCGGCCAGGGCGGCCTGGCGGCTGTCCTCGGCGATCTCCAGGCGGTAGGCGTCGACGGCGATGTCCTGGGTGGCGGAGGCGAAGGCCACCACCACGGCGATCGCGATCAGCCAGGTCAGGTGCTGTTGCGGGTCGCACAGGGCCATGCCCACCAGGCCCAGCGCCACCAGGACCTGGGACAGCACCAGCCAGGAACGACGGCGACCGAGGCGACCGAGCAGCGGCAGGCGGAACTGGTCCAGCAGCGGCGACCAGATCCACTTGAAGGCATAGGCGAGGCCGATGAGGCTGGCGAAGCCGATGGTCTCGCGGGAGACGCCGGCCTCGCGCAGCCAGACGGAGAGGGTGGAGAACACCAGCATGTACGGCAGGCCGGCGGCGAAGCCCAGCAGGAGCAGCGCGAGGGTGGCCGGGCTGGCGTAGGCGGCCAGGGCGGCGCGCCAGGTACGGTGGGGCATCAGGCGTGTAGTCCAGAAATCACGGGGCGGTCCATGACGAGGTGCACGCGACGGAACCGCGACAAAGCGCGCACTCTAACCCTTGGGTGGCATGGGAAGCCAGCCATGCCGACGCATATCCACCCGTTCGTTATGGATGAAGACCCCCTCGGCCCGCAAACGTGCCCGCTGCTCGTCCCCGGAGGGGCTTCCGGCCGGCAGGCTGAGGCGTCCACCGGCGGCGATCACCCGGTGCCAGGGCAGGCGCGTGCCGTGGGGCAACTGGCTCAGGGTGCGCCCGACCCAGCGCGCCGCGCGACCCAGGCCGGCCATTTCGCCGAGCTGGCCGTAGCTCACCACCTTGCCTGGCGGCACCTGGGCCAGGGTCAGGTACAGCGCTTCGCGGCGCATTTCGGGGCTGGCCGTCGGCAGGTCGTGCGGGGTGTTCACGTCGGGACTTGGCTTGCGAGACGCCATGGCGGCGGGTGTCCGGTGCGGGGTGGTGGCCAGGATAGGACGGCGACACAGGGGGCGACAACCGCTCTGCGACAGGTCCTGCCGAAGCCTCTTTTTGTGGAACTTGAGGCTTGTCCGTCGGTCAGTCCTTGCTCAGTCGCCGGGCTTGCGGATAATGCCCGGTTTTTCGCGAACTTGAGCCCGTGTATCCGCCTATGTTGTCCAGAACCCTGTTGTGCCTAGCCATTGCGGCTGCCTCGACCCCCTCCCTCGCCGACACCGTGTGGATGAAGAACGGCGATCGCCTGTCCGGCAAGATCAGGGTCTTCGACGGCGGCAAATTGATGCTCGAAACCGACTACGGCGGCTCCATCCCGCTGGATTGGAAGAAGATCGCCACCCTGGAAAGCGAGCAGGAGCTGATGATCAAGCAGGACGATGTCACCGGCGAGCGCGCCAAGACCCTGCGCCCGGCCGAGCCCGGCAAGGTGATCCTGGCCAACGGCGAGGCGCCCAGGACCGTCGAGCTGGCCAGCATCGAGCAGATCATGAAGCCCAAGCCCTTCGTCGAGGACCTGACCTGGTCCGGCAACGTCGACCTGGCCCTGGACTACAAGCGCGCCGAGAAGGACACCGACGACTACGACGTCGACTTCAAGACCAAGGCCCGCCACGGCCGCTGGCGCCACAACGCCACGGGCGAGTACAACCGCGAGTTCCAGGACGACGTGAAGACCACCGAGAACTGGGAGCTCGAGTACGCCCTGGACCGGTTCATCACCGACAAGTTCTTCTGGCAGGGCCGCGCCGAATACAAGCGCGACAAGATCGAGGACCTGGAGCGCCAGCGCACCCTCGGTACCGGTCCCGGCTACCAGTTCTGGGACGACGAGCTGGGCGCATTCTCCCTGGCGTCCCTGGTCAACCGCACCGACTACGAGTACGCCAATGGCGAGAAGGACAACTTCTACGCGCTCAGCGTGAAGTGGGACTACAACCGCTACCTGGTGGGCAAGACGGTCGAGCTCTTCACCGTCGGCGAAGTCGGCCGCCCGCTGGGCAATGCCGCCGACTACTCCCTGGATGCCGAAGTGGGCCTGCGCTACAAGGTCACCGACTGGGCCTCGCTCAACCTGAAGGCCGAGAAGGACATGGTCAGCGGCTCCGAAGGCGAGATCGACGAGACCCGCTACACCGTTGGTTTCGGCGTGGGTTGGTAAGCATCCAGCCGGCTCTCCCGGGCTGAAGCCTGGGCTACGGGCCTGCAACCGCCGGACAAGAAAAAGCCCCGCTGATGCGGGGCTTTTTCATTGCGGCTCGGCCTTACAGGCGCAGGCCGCCATCGAGTTCCAGGACGCGACCGGTGTAGTAGTCGTTCTCCAGGATGTAGGCCACCGAGTGGGCGATCTCCAGGGGCTTGCCCAGGCGCTTGAGCGGAATGCCGGAGGTCATCTTCTCCAGGGCCTCGGGCTTCATGCTGGCGACCATGTCGGTCTCGATGAAACCGGGCGCCACGCCCGCCACGCGGATGCCGTAGCGTGCCAGTTCCTTCGCCCAGACCACGGTGTCGGCGGCGACGCCGGCCTTGGCGGCGGAGTAGTTGGCCTGGCCCATGTTGCCGGCGCGGGAGATGGAGGAGATGTTGATGATCGCCCCTTCGTTCTTCAGCTCGATCATCTTCGCCGCCACTTCGCGGGTGCACAGGAACACGCCGGTCAGGTTCACGTCGATCACCGCCTGCCACTGGGCCAGGCTCATCTTGGTCATCTCGCCGTCCTTGACCTTGATGGTCAGGCCGTCACGCAGGATGCCGGCGTTGTTCACCAGGCCGTTGATGGCGCCGAAGTCCTCGGCCACCTGGGCGACCATGTGGGTCACCTGCTCTTCGTTGGCCACGTTGCACAGGTAGGCACGGGCATCGCCGCCGGCGGCCTTGCAGGCGGCCACGGCGTCGTCCAGTTTTTCCTGGTTCAGGTCGACCAGTGCCAGCTTGGCGCCCTTGCCGGCGAGGTACTCGCCCATAGCGCGGCCGAGGCCCTGGCAGCCGCCGGTGATGATGATGACCTTGTCTTTGAGCTGCATGCTTTTCCCCTCGAAGTCGAATTGAGTGGCGCTATCCCCGCTGGCGGCCTGGAACCGTTATTCTGGCCGCCCGTCCGTTTTCGACGGATTCTCTGCAAGGAGTCAGAAGGTGAGCGTGAAAGCCGCAAAGAATGCCCGAGAATTGCTGCTCAAGGAATACCGCGGCGTCCTCTCGACCCAGTCCAAGGCCATGCCGGGCTTCCCTTTCGGATCGGTGGCGCCTTATTGCCTGGACGCAGCCGGCCGACCGCTGATCCTCATCAGCCGCATCGCCCAGCACACCCACAACCTGCAGAAGGATCCCAAGTGCTCGCTGCTGGTGGGCGAGCGGGGCGCTGATGACATCCAGGCCGTCGGCCGCCTGACCCTGCTCGCCGAGGCACGGCAGCTCACCGACGAGGCCGAGGTCGCTGCCGCCAGCGAGCGCTACTACCGCTATTTCCCGCAGTCGCGCGACTACCACCAGACCCACGACTTCGACTTCTGGGTGCTGGAGCCCGTGCGTGCCCGCTTCATCGGCGGCTTCGGCGCCATCCACTGGATCGACCAGGTGGTGCAGGCCAACCCCTTCGCCGGCGAGGCCGAGCGCAGCATGATCGAGCACATGAACGCCGACCATCAGGCGGCCATCGCCCACTACCTGGCATTGCGCGGGCTGCCCGGGGAGGCGGCGGAGATGGTCGGCATCGACGGGGAGGGCTTCCACCTGCGCACCGGGCAGGTGGTGCACTGGCTGCCCTTCCCAACATCCTGTAACAACCCGGGCGCGGTCCGTCAGGCCCTGGTGGCGCTGGCGCGCGCCGAAGCCTGGCCGTCCGTCGCCGAACCCGACGCTTGAATTCGAGGGAGGGCGGCTTCATCTAAATTGCCATCGGAAGCCGTTCTTCCGTCAAGGATCCCTCGATGCGTGTCTTTCTGTTCCTCTTCCTGCTTTTCCCGATCATCGAACTGGCCGTGCTGATCCAGGTCGGCAGCGTGATCGGCGTCCTGCCGACCCTGCTGCTGGTCATCGGCACCGGTGTGCTCGGCAGCGTCCTGCTGCGGGTCGCCGGGGTCGCCACGGCCTGGCGCGCGCGGGAGAAACTCGCCCGTGGCGAGATGCCCGAGCAGGAAATGCTCGAAGGCCTGCTGATCGCCGTCGGCGGTGGCCTGCTGCTGCTGCCCGGCTTCATCAGCGACATCTTCGGCGTGCTGTGCCTGATTCCCTTCACCCGTCGCCTGCTGATCGGTCGCCTGCTCAAGCGCGCCCAGGAGCAGGCCCTGCGCCAGCGTGCCTTCGCCGACGACCTCGCCGCCCGCAGCGGGCAGACCCGCCCGAACGTGATCGAGGGCGAGTACGAGCGCCGCGACAACTGAGCCCCCGGTCGGCGGCGCTGAACTTCCTGCAAAATTTTCAGCCGCTGCCCTTGAAATGCCTCCGAACGCCCCTATGTATCGGTCACCGCAAGGTTCCTTGCCCTCGCCGGCAAGGTCAGACTTCAGCGGAGTGCCCTGCACCCCGCAGCCGGCCACGCCGGATTTCGCTAACCCGCCGGTCGTTCGTACCGGCGCCGGAAAACACTGATTGGGAGAGTTAGACAATGAAGCTTCGTCCCCTGAATGACCGCGTCGTAATCCGTCGCAGCGAAGAAGAAACCAAGACCGCTGGCGGCATCGTGCTGCCGGGCTCGGCTGCCGAGAAGCCGAACCGCGGTGAAGTGGTCGCCGTCGGTACCGGTCGCGTTCTGGACAACGGCGAAGTCCGTGCCCTGGCAGTGAAAGTGGGTGACCAGGTGGTATTCGGCCCCTACTCCGGCAGCAACGCCATCAAGGTCGATGGTGAAGAGCTGCTGGTGATGAGCGAGAACGAAATCCTCGCTGTCATCGAAGCCTGAACCACCCCCCTTTCCCCCATAGAATTCGAGGAAAAAGAACATGGCTGCTAAAGACGTAAAATTCGGCGATGCCGCTCGCAAGAAACTGCTCGTTGGCGTTAACACCCTGGCTGATGCCGTGAAAGCCACCCTCGGCCCGAAAGGCCGTAACGTGGTTCTGGAGCGCAGCTTCGGTGCCCCGCTGATCACCAAGGACGGCGTTTCCGTCGCCAAGGAAATCGAGCTGAAGGACCGCATCGAGAACATCGGCGCCCAGCTGGTGAAAGACGTTGCCTCCAAGGCCAACGACGCTGCCGGTGACGGCACCACCACCGCCACCGTCCTGGCCCAGGCCATCGTTACCGAAGGCCTGAAGTCGGTCGCTGCCGGCCTCAACCCGATGGACCTCAAGCGCGGCATCGACAAGGCCACCGCCGCCGTCGTCGCCGAGCTGAAGAACCTGTCCAAGCCGTGCACCGACACCAAGGCCATCGCCCAGGTCGGCACCATCTCCGCCAACTCCGACGACTCCATCGGCAACATCATTGCCGAAGCCATGGAGAAGGTCGGTAAAGAAGGCGTGATCACCGTCGAGGAAGGCTCGGGCCTGGAAAACGAACTGTCCGTCGTAGAAGGCATGCAGTTCGACCGCGGCTACCTGTCCCCCTACTTCA from Pseudomonas tohonis includes:
- a CDS encoding SDR family oxidoreductase, encoding MQLKDKVIIITGGCQGLGRAMGEYLAGKGAKLALVDLNQEKLDDAVAACKAAGGDARAYLCNVANEEQVTHMVAQVAEDFGAINGLVNNAGILRDGLTIKVKDGEMTKMSLAQWQAVIDVNLTGVFLCTREVAAKMIELKNEGAIINISSISRAGNMGQANYSAAKAGVAADTVVWAKELARYGIRVAGVAPGFIETDMVASMKPEALEKMTSGIPLKRLGKPLEIAHSVAYILENDYYTGRVLELDGGLRL
- a CDS encoding DUF481 domain-containing protein; translated protein: MLSRTLLCLAIAAASTPSLADTVWMKNGDRLSGKIRVFDGGKLMLETDYGGSIPLDWKKIATLESEQELMIKQDDVTGERAKTLRPAEPGKVILANGEAPRTVELASIEQIMKPKPFVEDLTWSGNVDLALDYKRAEKDTDDYDVDFKTKARHGRWRHNATGEYNREFQDDVKTTENWELEYALDRFITDKFFWQGRAEYKRDKIEDLERQRTLGTGPGYQFWDDELGAFSLASLVNRTDYEYANGEKDNFYALSVKWDYNRYLVGKTVELFTVGEVGRPLGNAADYSLDAEVGLRYKVTDWASLNLKAEKDMVSGSEGEIDETRYTVGFGVGW
- a CDS encoding co-chaperone GroES, coding for MKLRPLNDRVVIRRSEEETKTAGGIVLPGSAAEKPNRGEVVAVGTGRVLDNGEVRALAVKVGDQVVFGPYSGSNAIKVDGEELLVMSENEILAVIEA
- a CDS encoding FxsA family protein, translated to MRVFLFLFLLFPIIELAVLIQVGSVIGVLPTLLLVIGTGVLGSVLLRVAGVATAWRAREKLARGEMPEQEMLEGLLIAVGGGLLLLPGFISDIFGVLCLIPFTRRLLIGRLLKRAQEQALRQRAFADDLAARSGQTRPNVIEGEYERRDN
- a CDS encoding HugZ family protein; protein product: MSVKAAKNARELLLKEYRGVLSTQSKAMPGFPFGSVAPYCLDAAGRPLILISRIAQHTHNLQKDPKCSLLVGERGADDIQAVGRLTLLAEARQLTDEAEVAAASERYYRYFPQSRDYHQTHDFDFWVLEPVRARFIGGFGAIHWIDQVVQANPFAGEAERSMIEHMNADHQAAIAHYLALRGLPGEAAEMVGIDGEGFHLRTGQVVHWLPFPTSCNNPGAVRQALVALARAEAWPSVAEPDA